The following coding sequences are from one Vibrio syngnathi window:
- a CDS encoding type II secretion system F family protein: MDSVTVSLVLLFVAVLFISQALLLPAAGKKAKHKELTRRLKETQRNIDEESLSLLKDHYNKELSPLDRKLIVIPFFADLKRMLELAGLKLTLSRFLLIVFLCATLLALVALVSNQVWFICVAAFVFAWVIAYLFVQNRVTYRMARFEEQLPEALDIIRRALQAGQPLVQAFNEVGEEMPEPIGVEFKNTYNLLNYGYDLRLAIMQMTERAPTVSMLAFSSAVMLQKETGGNLSENLQKVSVVLRARFKLERKIKTLSAESRLSAWILTLSPFALFFGLKFVNPEYIAPLYTDPRGISMVSVGVILLAIGALWIRKIINIEI, translated from the coding sequence ATGGATAGCGTAACAGTTTCATTGGTTCTATTGTTTGTTGCGGTGTTGTTTATTTCACAAGCCTTATTATTGCCAGCTGCCGGAAAAAAAGCTAAGCACAAAGAGTTGACTCGTCGCTTAAAAGAGACACAAAGAAATATTGATGAAGAGAGTTTGTCGCTCTTAAAAGATCACTACAACAAAGAACTATCACCACTTGACCGGAAGTTGATTGTCATTCCTTTCTTTGCAGACCTAAAACGCATGCTGGAATTAGCGGGGCTGAAGCTCACTTTAAGTCGCTTTTTATTGATTGTGTTTTTGTGCGCCACTTTGTTGGCTTTGGTTGCTTTAGTCTCAAATCAAGTGTGGTTCATTTGTGTCGCGGCTTTCGTCTTTGCTTGGGTTATTGCTTACTTGTTTGTCCAAAACAGAGTGACATACAGAATGGCGCGATTCGAAGAACAGTTGCCGGAAGCTTTGGATATTATCAGGAGAGCTTTACAAGCAGGTCAGCCATTGGTCCAGGCTTTCAATGAGGTGGGGGAAGAGATGCCTGAGCCTATTGGTGTTGAGTTTAAGAACACCTACAACTTGCTGAACTACGGTTACGATTTGAGGCTCGCTATTATGCAAATGACAGAAAGAGCACCCACGGTTTCGATGTTGGCTTTTTCTAGTGCTGTCATGCTGCAGAAAGAGACAGGGGGGAATCTCTCAGAGAATCTGCAAAAAGTATCTGTGGTACTGAGAGCGCGCTTTAAACTAGAAAGAAAAATCAAAACCCTCTCTGCTGAGAGTCGCCTTTCTGCCTGGATACTAACCCTTTCTCCGTTTGCTCTGTTTTTCGGTCTTAAATTCGTAAACCCTGAATACATAGCACCTTTGTACACCGACCCTAGAGGAATATCGATGGTCAGTGTTGGGGTTATCTTGTTGGCTATTGGGGCATTGTGGATAAGAAAAATAATAAATATCGAGATATAG
- a CDS encoding CpaF family protein, whose translation MFFKRKNINPEFEKKVEQFSEQEDGVVSPLIQKVANVSHETKSLEASEEQEKSVNEAKKVLEQELSIKHYFHKQLLETLDLGLLSSLDKERAKVDLHEAIVQLMADDQSHALSAEGRKRVIKQIEDEVFGLGPLEPLLADKTVSDILVNGPKSVYVERRGKLEKTPYTFLDDRHLRNIIDRIVSQVGRRIDEASPMVDARLVDGSRVNAIIPPLALDGPSVSIRRFSVDSLTMDNLLEYKSASPQMAKFIEAAVKGELNILISGGTGSGKTTTLNIFSGFIPRDQRIITIEDSAELQLQQPHVIRLETRPANLEGKGEISQRELVKNTLRMRPDRIVVGEVRGSEAVDMLAAMNTGHDGSLATIHANTPRDALSRVENMFSMAGWNISTKNLRAQIASAIHLVVQMERQEDGKRRMVSIQEINGMEGEVITMSEIFHFQRQGVDEHGNILGYYTATGVVPQSHDQLVKRGLDLPFELFTESHS comes from the coding sequence ATGTTCTTTAAACGAAAAAATATTAATCCGGAGTTTGAAAAGAAAGTAGAACAGTTTTCCGAACAGGAAGACGGTGTTGTATCGCCCCTCATTCAGAAAGTAGCTAACGTTTCTCATGAAACTAAGAGTTTAGAGGCGAGTGAAGAACAAGAGAAGTCGGTGAATGAGGCGAAAAAAGTCTTAGAGCAAGAACTGTCGATTAAACACTACTTTCATAAACAGCTACTTGAAACATTAGATTTAGGTCTACTTTCTAGTTTGGATAAAGAGCGTGCCAAAGTAGACCTTCATGAAGCGATCGTTCAGTTAATGGCGGATGACCAAAGCCACGCATTAAGTGCTGAGGGGCGTAAGCGAGTCATCAAGCAAATTGAAGATGAAGTATTTGGCCTGGGCCCACTTGAACCATTATTAGCCGATAAAACGGTGTCCGATATTTTGGTCAACGGACCTAAAAGTGTTTATGTCGAACGCCGAGGCAAATTAGAAAAAACACCGTATACGTTTTTAGATGATCGTCACTTAAGAAACATTATTGATCGTATTGTCAGTCAGGTTGGACGCCGGATTGATGAAGCGTCGCCGATGGTGGATGCTCGATTAGTTGATGGTTCACGAGTGAATGCCATTATTCCCCCTTTGGCCTTAGATGGCCCTTCCGTTTCTATACGACGTTTTTCTGTAGACAGTCTAACCATGGATAATCTGCTGGAATATAAGTCAGCCTCCCCACAAATGGCAAAATTCATTGAAGCTGCCGTAAAAGGTGAGCTTAATATCCTTATTTCTGGTGGTACAGGTTCAGGGAAAACGACGACGTTGAATATTTTTTCTGGTTTCATTCCGCGAGACCAACGAATTATTACCATAGAAGACTCAGCCGAATTACAACTTCAACAACCTCATGTTATTCGCTTAGAAACCCGCCCTGCGAACCTAGAGGGCAAGGGAGAAATCAGTCAGCGCGAATTGGTTAAAAATACCTTGCGTATGCGACCAGACCGAATCGTGGTTGGGGAGGTGCGTGGTAGCGAAGCCGTTGACATGCTAGCGGCGATGAATACCGGTCATGATGGTTCTCTTGCGACTATTCACGCCAATACCCCCCGAGATGCCCTAAGCCGTGTTGAAAACATGTTCTCTATGGCTGGTTGGAACATTTCAACCAAAAACTTAAGAGCCCAAATTGCTTCGGCTATCCACCTTGTTGTCCAAATGGAACGACAAGAAGATGGTAAGCGCCGTATGGTCAGTATTCAAGAGATCAACGGTATGGAAGGAGAGGTGATCACCATGTCTGAGATCTTCCACTTTCAGCGTCAAGGTGTCGATGAGCATGGCAATATTTTAGGTTATTACACAGCAACCGGTGTGGTGCCTCAGTCTCATGACCAATTGGTGAAGCGTGGTCTTGATTTGCCGTTTGAGCTCTTTACCGAATCACATAGCTGA